Proteins encoded within one genomic window of Blattabacterium cuenoti:
- the trxA gene encoding thioredoxin gives MIQEINDENFDKIVSESDKPILVDFWAPWCAPCRTLSALLEEILTEYHEKALVVKLNVDNNPKISHKYGIRSIPTMFFFKNGEKKDMHIGIASKEEIRKKLDALI, from the coding sequence ATGATACAAGAAATAAACGATGAAAATTTTGATAAAATTGTTTCTGAATCGGATAAGCCAATTTTGGTTGATTTTTGGGCTCCATGGTGTGCTCCATGTAGGACCTTGTCTGCTCTATTGGAAGAAATATTGACTGAATATCATGAAAAAGCATTAGTCGTCAAATTAAATGTGGATAATAATCCAAAAATTTCTCATAAATATGGAATACGTAGTATTCCTACCATGTTCTTTTTTAAAAATGGAGAAAAAAAAGACATGCATATTGGAATTGCTTCTAAAGAAGAAATAAGAAAAAAATTAGATGCTTTAATTTAA
- a CDS encoding M20 family metallo-hydrolase produces the protein MSLVNLQVLKKEAIQLLIQLINTPSISKKEKKVSFLIEDYLSRYGFHIKRKFNNIWTENTNYNQKENTRTILLNSHYDTIPPGKNWKTDPFTATKKEEKLIGLGSNDAGASVVSLISTFIYLSSFSLLPYRLILAITAEEEISGPLGVRSILPELGCIDLGIVGEPTNMQVAIAEKGLMVLDCISEGKTGHSARDIGINAIYLATRDIEYLRKFRFYRKSKLLGFPTLTVTQIQGGIQHNVIPDFCSFVIDIRTNELYSNEELIEILQKRIDSKIKPRTYHSNSSFINPMHPIVLKAKFIGIKTYGSPTLSDQSLMSFPTIKMGVGDSVRSHTPNEYILISEIMDGIDIYIRLLNDFHF, from the coding sequence ATGTCTCTAGTAAATTTGCAAGTTCTTAAGAAAGAAGCTATACAACTTCTTATACAACTCATCAATACACCGTCTATTTCCAAAAAAGAAAAGAAAGTTTCTTTTTTGATAGAGGACTATCTTTCTAGATATGGATTTCATATAAAAAGAAAATTTAACAATATATGGACAGAAAATACAAATTATAATCAAAAAGAAAATACACGTACAATTTTATTAAATTCTCATTATGATACAATCCCTCCAGGTAAAAATTGGAAAACGGATCCTTTTACTGCAACAAAAAAAGAAGAAAAATTAATTGGATTAGGAAGTAATGATGCAGGAGCTTCCGTTGTTTCATTGATTTCTACTTTTATATATTTAAGTAGCTTCTCTCTATTACCTTATAGATTAATACTTGCGATTACTGCAGAAGAAGAAATTTCTGGTCCCCTAGGCGTAAGATCCATTTTACCTGAATTAGGATGTATCGATTTAGGGATAGTAGGAGAACCAACAAATATGCAAGTTGCTATAGCTGAAAAAGGATTAATGGTATTAGATTGCATTTCGGAAGGAAAAACAGGACATTCTGCAAGAGATATAGGAATTAATGCTATTTATCTTGCTACAAGAGACATAGAATATTTGAGAAAATTTCGGTTCTATAGAAAATCAAAACTGCTAGGATTTCCAACATTGACTGTCACTCAAATACAAGGAGGGATACAACATAATGTTATTCCTGATTTTTGCTCTTTTGTTATAGACATAAGAACCAATGAATTATATTCAAATGAAGAATTGATTGAAATTTTACAAAAAAGAATTGATTCTAAAATCAAACCACGTACTTATCATTCCAATTCATCTTTTATAAACCCAATGCATCCTATTGTATTGAAAGCTAAATTTATAGGAATAAAAACTTATGGATCTCCTACTCTTTCTGATCAAAGTCTTATGTCATTTCCTACCATTAAAATGGGTGTAGGAGATAGCGTCCGTTCTCATACTCCTAATGAGTATATTTTGATTTCAGAAATTATGGATGGGATAGACATTTACATTCGTTTGTTAAACGATTTTCACTTTTAA
- the argB gene encoding acetylglutamate kinase translates to MKIHVVKIGGNLINDQKFLDSSLEAFCQIKGNKVLIHGGGRKANIVSDQMGITKKFLQGRRITDKKTLDVVVMTYAGLINKNIVAKLQSYNCNALGLCGADGNCMKSYLRLKKTKTDIDYGYVGDLTNQSINISLIKLMMENHIVPVLCPITHNGKGDLFNTNADTIAAYIAISLKKYYEEVELHFCFEKKGVLRNIHDSGSYYPKIDFRLFQKIKKNHSISNGMVPKLENAFFALNNGVSKVSIGLPYYLINDVNNKTILCL, encoded by the coding sequence ATGAAAATACATGTAGTCAAAATTGGAGGAAATTTAATCAATGATCAAAAATTCCTTGATTCTTCTTTAGAAGCATTTTGCCAGATAAAAGGCAATAAGGTTTTGATTCATGGAGGAGGAAGAAAAGCAAATATTGTTTCTGATCAAATGGGAATTACGAAAAAATTTCTTCAAGGAAGAAGGATTACGGATAAAAAAACTCTTGATGTCGTTGTTATGACTTATGCAGGTTTGATTAACAAAAACATTGTTGCGAAATTACAATCTTATAATTGTAATGCATTAGGATTGTGTGGAGCTGATGGAAATTGTATGAAATCATATTTACGTTTAAAAAAAACAAAAACTGATATTGATTATGGATATGTAGGAGATCTCACCAATCAAAGTATTAATATCTCCCTAATAAAATTGATGATGGAAAATCATATAGTTCCTGTATTATGCCCTATAACTCATAATGGAAAAGGAGATCTGTTCAATACTAATGCAGATACCATAGCTGCATACATAGCCATATCTTTAAAAAAATATTATGAAGAAGTAGAATTACATTTTTGTTTCGAAAAAAAAGGAGTATTACGAAACATACATGATTCTGGATCTTATTATCCCAAAATAGACTTTCGTTTATTTCAAAAAATAAAAAAGAACCATTCTATTTCGAATGGAATGGTTCCAAAATTAGAAAATGCTTTTTTTGCATTAAATAATGGAGTCTCTAAAGTCAGTATAGGTCTTCCTTATTATTTAATAAACGACGTTAATAATAAGACTATTTTATGTCTCTAG